From one Luteolibacter sp. SL250 genomic stretch:
- a CDS encoding M23 family metallopeptidase — MSTFIMENTTPSSPSAVPALIVTTVVALGITGAAIWQAGGGGTGQIPRFGKQSADSPLVMPEKGAPDLAFRPLSPWQTLTVPTAVRLDPPAGTENGAFTHNAQPFWAKNEKRGANHTGDDLHGIGGNNTNLGDPVFAIGDGLVVFAGASTAGWGNVVIIAHKDAEGKPLQSVYGHLDKVEVKTDALVARGTKLGTIGTADGQYPAHLHLELRAGDVVDAGSGYAKKQGDLLNPAETIGKRRKALNEAISASPLAKALVP; from the coding sequence ATGAGCACGTTCATCATGGAAAACACCACCCCTTCCTCCCCAAGCGCGGTTCCGGCCCTCATTGTCACCACGGTCGTGGCCCTGGGCATCACCGGCGCGGCCATCTGGCAGGCGGGCGGTGGCGGCACGGGACAGATCCCCCGGTTCGGCAAACAGAGCGCGGATTCCCCGCTGGTGATGCCGGAAAAAGGCGCGCCGGACCTGGCTTTCCGCCCGCTCTCCCCCTGGCAGACCCTGACGGTCCCGACGGCCGTGCGGCTGGACCCTCCCGCTGGTACCGAAAACGGAGCCTTCACCCACAACGCGCAGCCATTCTGGGCGAAAAATGAGAAGCGTGGCGCCAACCACACCGGCGACGACCTCCACGGCATCGGCGGCAACAACACCAACCTCGGGGATCCGGTTTTCGCCATCGGGGACGGCCTGGTGGTATTCGCCGGAGCCTCCACAGCCGGCTGGGGGAACGTCGTGATCATCGCCCACAAGGATGCGGAAGGAAAGCCACTGCAGTCGGTGTACGGACATCTGGACAAGGTCGAAGTGAAAACGGACGCCTTGGTCGCCCGCGGCACGAAGCTCGGCACCATCGGCACGGCGGACGGCCAATACCCCGCCCATCTCCACCTGGAACTGCGCGCGGGCGACGTGGTGGACGCCGGCAGCGGCTATGCCAAAAAGCAGGGCGACCTGCTGAATCCCGCGGAAACCATCGGCAAACGCCGGAAGGCATTGAACGAAGCCATCTCCGCATCCCCCCTGGCGAAAGCCTTGGTTCCCTAG
- a CDS encoding TonB-dependent receptor, producing MSKVPKWGRWEIVPLVAGLCLPGVLPAEGQEGKPQELATLEVTGTRGDAPAVPAPISPSTAQVIPERIIKDLDLTDLSDMSRLTPNVSVSQSEVSRAPSFGIRGSQELTFHELGGGRTSAAYYIDDVPFQDAYGREFGMFAADGITIHKGPHGTLFGAPGPAGVFDVTTRRPEAGLAGEASYTYGSHAFHRGTAHASGEVRRGLLFGVDFLYSESEGWFEDRLTGDPYGKSESAAMLAKLIWQATDRLEFTLTAGLQHHDDDPAVYLPFATSDFRHVSADPDATATGWGAFQALRAVWKEDDWQIKSITSHRDSHSEDRDAALLFEIFKPGSLFRDRDQDVSAWTQEIRAESTDPSALLRWRTGLFFSNRNSDLDHFIRGLGPWEGRNEVQYDHQEWAAFGEITRSIGSHLELSGGLRLQFSRDHTRSSFNPSAAAAGLGAVAFTTDDREDYSAALPMAAVAWKWTETQRSYLRFSTAMQPGGLAIAAGSSNEYDAQHSVHYELGHDSSFRDDTVDLHAAAYYTDYRDYQAFQFHPAGQTIFNAEDAHAWGLEAEIRIRLTEGLELFAGAGYTHARYDDYESFIGDFSGKRVAKIPVCTLNAGASYRAAWGGVAAINWRLVGRTSFDDANNVTQGSYSLLDARLGFEKGNFGIYVFGRNLTDEEYFTHSYVFFGQPASSAGAPRMIGTEIRATF from the coding sequence ATGAGCAAAGTACCGAAGTGGGGGAGATGGGAGATTGTTCCATTGGTGGCGGGGCTTTGCTTGCCGGGAGTGCTTCCTGCGGAAGGACAGGAGGGGAAACCCCAGGAGCTGGCGACCCTGGAGGTCACCGGGACGCGCGGGGATGCGCCCGCGGTTCCGGCCCCCATCTCCCCTTCGACCGCCCAGGTGATTCCGGAGCGGATCATCAAGGACCTGGATCTGACGGATCTTTCCGATATGTCACGGCTCACACCGAACGTGTCGGTGAGCCAGTCCGAAGTGAGCCGTGCCCCCAGCTTCGGCATCCGTGGCAGCCAGGAGCTCACCTTCCATGAGCTGGGCGGAGGCAGGACCAGCGCCGCCTACTACATCGATGACGTGCCGTTCCAGGACGCCTACGGCCGGGAGTTCGGCATGTTCGCGGCGGACGGCATCACGATCCACAAGGGGCCGCACGGCACCCTGTTCGGCGCGCCGGGACCTGCGGGCGTTTTCGATGTCACAACCCGCCGTCCGGAGGCCGGGCTGGCGGGGGAGGCCTCCTACACCTACGGCAGCCACGCATTCCACCGCGGTACCGCGCATGCCAGTGGGGAAGTGCGCCGGGGCCTGCTTTTCGGGGTCGATTTCCTGTATTCGGAGAGCGAAGGGTGGTTCGAAGACCGCCTGACCGGAGATCCCTACGGAAAATCGGAAAGCGCCGCGATGCTGGCGAAACTCATCTGGCAGGCCACCGACCGGCTGGAGTTCACCCTCACCGCCGGACTGCAGCACCATGACGACGACCCCGCCGTGTATCTGCCTTTCGCCACTTCGGATTTCCGGCATGTGAGCGCGGACCCGGATGCGACCGCGACCGGTTGGGGGGCTTTCCAGGCGTTGCGCGCCGTGTGGAAGGAAGATGACTGGCAGATCAAATCCATCACTTCCCACCGTGACTCGCATTCCGAAGACCGGGACGCCGCCCTGTTGTTCGAAATTTTCAAGCCGGGTTCCCTTTTCCGTGACCGGGACCAGGATGTGTCCGCATGGACCCAGGAGATCCGCGCGGAATCCACGGATCCCTCCGCGCTGTTGCGCTGGCGCACCGGCCTGTTTTTCTCCAACCGGAACTCCGATCTCGACCATTTCATCCGTGGCCTGGGTCCGTGGGAGGGGCGTAATGAAGTGCAGTACGACCATCAGGAGTGGGCCGCCTTTGGAGAGATCACCCGCTCCATCGGCAGCCATCTGGAGCTGAGCGGAGGCCTGCGGCTGCAGTTTTCGCGGGACCACACCAGGTCGTCCTTCAATCCGTCGGCTGCCGCTGCGGGGCTCGGTGCCGTCGCATTCACCACGGATGACCGGGAGGACTATTCCGCCGCCCTGCCGATGGCCGCGGTGGCCTGGAAATGGACGGAGACGCAGCGTTCCTACCTCCGTTTCAGCACGGCCATGCAGCCCGGTGGTCTCGCCATCGCGGCGGGCTCGTCCAATGAGTATGACGCACAGCATTCCGTCCACTATGAGCTGGGGCACGACAGCTCCTTCCGGGATGACACTGTGGATCTCCACGCCGCCGCCTATTACACGGACTACCGGGACTACCAGGCCTTCCAGTTCCACCCGGCCGGGCAGACCATCTTCAATGCGGAGGATGCCCATGCCTGGGGGCTGGAAGCGGAGATCCGTATCCGCCTCACGGAGGGGCTCGAACTCTTTGCCGGAGCCGGATACACGCACGCCCGTTATGATGACTATGAGTCCTTCATCGGTGACTTTTCCGGGAAGCGCGTCGCAAAGATCCCGGTCTGCACCCTGAACGCCGGTGCCAGTTACCGTGCGGCATGGGGTGGTGTGGCGGCCATCAACTGGCGTCTGGTCGGCAGGACCTCATTTGATGACGCAAACAACGTCACGCAGGGATCCTATTCCCTGCTCGACGCCCGGCTCGGCTTCGAGAAAGGGAACTTCGGCATCTATGTCTTCGGCCGGAACCTGACGGATGAGGAATATTTCACCCACAGTTATGTCTTTTTCGGTCAGCCCGCTTCCAGTGCGGGTGCTCCGCGGATGATCGGCACGGAAATCCGGGCCACTTTCTGA
- a CDS encoding BlaI/MecI/CopY family transcriptional regulator, producing the protein MSGNPLPALSAAEQALMDLVWKHQPATVARLLELVNASRPEPITRNTLQTQLSRLEAKGWIRRAEGEKSLEYSAVVKEKKGRVGLLKDLKGRMFGGSALSMMRCLVEEGGISKAEIAELRKLLDEHGKGGKP; encoded by the coding sequence ATGAGTGGAAATCCCCTTCCCGCGTTGTCCGCGGCGGAACAGGCGTTGATGGATCTGGTCTGGAAGCACCAACCGGCCACGGTCGCCCGTCTGCTGGAACTGGTGAATGCCTCCCGCCCGGAGCCGATCACCCGAAACACGCTCCAGACCCAGCTTTCCCGGCTGGAGGCGAAGGGATGGATCCGCCGGGCGGAAGGGGAGAAGTCGCTGGAATACTCCGCGGTGGTGAAGGAGAAGAAAGGCCGTGTCGGACTGCTGAAGGATCTGAAGGGCCGGATGTTCGGTGGCTCCGCCTTGTCGATGATGCGCTGCCTGGTGGAGGAAGGAGGGATTTCCAAAGCGGAGATCGCCGAACTGCGGAAGCTGCTGGATGAACACGGAAAGGGAGGAAAGCCATGA
- a CDS encoding M56 family metallopeptidase, with product MNVLSGLPAYWLNFLLHTALLSAFVWCLCLVLRDPGRKAFAAAAGLFFIALLPWITAKGLLPQRGAPVTPTEVSAPMREDDFSGWVVRIDKPARVPELRPAEITTAQGPARSAPRDLRMVLAVLWISGAVIGLFVVVVRHAVLSRRLRSLRNPDEREWNGLSPHATRSRQAFLIAGDEVGPCAAGFLTPHIVLPADLVAEGGGKLRWAVRHEEEHLRSSDPRVAVLLSLVKAILWWNPLVHILGRIWMEERERVCDARALDHPEEGRNYGAFLLELTETGIAAGGLPMAGGGERRLRKRIHALLCGPKVAPRSNASRFGIMGLLAAGAFLACCFGVEEKEPLRVPDTPAKPSVDAGKAVDQDVPIRIIQTRINASYFRTGFAIPESGKVLSNGEKQLMLRRIAQAKGSDLFSPPSIVARNGITKGGFIINTRPVDAEVEDERAIPFEGLSHRMTPVIKGTKVSLSVDCLVNHQPGRLPLEWSWSSEYPHGRLRVPPKDFDWSTIRSATALDTKELSAGESMVVAFKGMQEGVHLTGIFTVVPVDATGREVDSFDHGTAKVKAPQLPPSGGIGEESGGVDDGKRIKLTSKLILSNEAIPEAGKVLKDADVMALLGKLSKDDSTKLRTAPSVMFRSGHRSRVEIIKTSPDARGADESEVDNRKVPFAGLSVESTGTFAGDKIKVSYDALYNHQSGKPDLIFGNFTEEFPEDFDWSRIRSSHAKGEIGLEPGETFVLPFNKVDPGKHLVMMFSATTIDATGRPVNADGTRYSPPVLRLRRDGKMRIRSHIVTLPREGRLPSYWLQIPAFPAEESEVVGAPRTALLYPTRHLADIRKEAVAAGGESAWQDIGDVIAKDSEEVKLGKDHRSTFRAELWNEAECQIRMNLPGEQGKFAVTGYLGQILGVELKPTETANRRVFLLALDDAK from the coding sequence ATGAACGTGCTTTCGGGACTTCCGGCGTATTGGCTGAACTTCCTGCTGCACACCGCGCTGCTGTCGGCGTTCGTGTGGTGCCTGTGTCTGGTCCTGCGGGATCCGGGTAGGAAGGCCTTTGCCGCTGCGGCGGGTTTGTTTTTCATCGCCCTGCTTCCATGGATCACCGCGAAAGGCTTGCTGCCGCAAAGGGGTGCGCCAGTGACACCAACGGAAGTATCCGCTCCCATGCGGGAAGACGATTTCTCCGGGTGGGTCGTCCGGATCGACAAGCCGGCGAGAGTGCCGGAACTGCGTCCGGCGGAGATCACGACGGCTCAGGGACCAGCGCGTTCCGCTCCCAGGGATTTGAGGATGGTTCTGGCGGTCCTGTGGATCTCGGGAGCAGTCATCGGACTGTTTGTGGTGGTGGTGAGGCATGCGGTTCTGTCACGCCGTCTGCGGTCGCTGCGGAATCCGGATGAGCGGGAATGGAACGGCCTTTCGCCGCACGCCACCCGGTCCCGCCAAGCGTTCCTCATTGCCGGCGATGAGGTGGGGCCTTGCGCGGCGGGTTTCCTGACACCGCACATCGTGCTGCCGGCGGACCTTGTTGCGGAAGGAGGCGGAAAGCTGCGTTGGGCGGTGCGCCATGAGGAAGAACACCTGCGGTCGTCCGACCCGCGTGTGGCCGTCTTGCTTTCGCTGGTGAAGGCCATTCTATGGTGGAACCCGCTGGTCCATATATTGGGGCGGATATGGATGGAGGAGAGGGAGCGCGTATGCGACGCAAGGGCGCTCGACCACCCGGAGGAGGGAAGGAACTATGGTGCCTTCCTGCTCGAATTGACCGAAACCGGAATAGCCGCGGGTGGCCTGCCGATGGCGGGCGGAGGGGAGCGGCGGCTCAGAAAGCGCATCCACGCGCTGCTGTGCGGGCCGAAGGTGGCTCCCCGTTCAAATGCTTCCCGATTCGGCATCATGGGACTGCTCGCCGCCGGTGCGTTTCTGGCCTGCTGCTTCGGCGTGGAGGAGAAAGAGCCACTCCGTGTGCCGGACACGCCGGCCAAACCAAGCGTGGACGCGGGAAAGGCCGTGGATCAGGACGTCCCGATCCGCATCATCCAAACCAGAATCAACGCCTCGTACTTCCGGACAGGCTTTGCGATTCCGGAGTCAGGCAAGGTTCTCAGCAATGGAGAAAAGCAACTGATGCTGCGCCGCATCGCCCAAGCGAAGGGATCGGATCTGTTTTCACCTCCTTCCATTGTGGCGAGGAATGGCATTACGAAGGGGGGATTCATCATCAATACCCGCCCCGTTGATGCGGAGGTGGAAGACGAAAGGGCCATACCCTTTGAGGGCCTTTCCCATAGGATGACTCCGGTGATCAAGGGCACGAAGGTTTCTTTGTCGGTGGACTGTCTGGTGAACCATCAGCCGGGCAGATTGCCGTTGGAATGGAGCTGGTCATCGGAATACCCGCATGGAAGGCTGCGGGTTCCACCGAAAGACTTTGACTGGTCCACGATTCGTTCCGCCACCGCGCTGGACACCAAGGAGCTGTCCGCGGGTGAAAGCATGGTTGTCGCATTCAAAGGCATGCAGGAGGGCGTGCATCTCACCGGGATTTTCACCGTGGTGCCGGTCGATGCCACCGGCCGGGAGGTGGACAGCTTTGACCATGGCACTGCCAAGGTGAAAGCCCCGCAGTTACCTCCATCTGGCGGGATAGGGGAGGAAAGCGGAGGCGTGGACGATGGGAAGCGGATCAAGCTGACCTCGAAACTCATTCTGTCCAATGAGGCGATTCCGGAGGCTGGCAAGGTGCTGAAAGATGCCGACGTCATGGCTCTGCTGGGAAAGCTCTCGAAGGACGATTCCACCAAGTTGAGAACTGCTCCGAGCGTCATGTTCCGCAGCGGGCATCGCAGCCGGGTGGAGATCATCAAGACCTCTCCGGATGCGCGCGGGGCTGATGAAAGCGAAGTGGACAACAGGAAGGTTCCGTTCGCAGGGCTTTCGGTTGAATCAACGGGGACATTCGCCGGGGATAAGATCAAGGTGTCTTACGACGCCTTGTACAACCATCAGTCAGGGAAGCCGGATCTCATTTTCGGAAACTTCACCGAAGAATTTCCGGAAGATTTCGACTGGTCGCGGATCCGTTCGTCACACGCGAAAGGGGAGATCGGGTTGGAACCCGGAGAAACCTTTGTGCTTCCCTTCAACAAGGTCGATCCCGGCAAGCATCTGGTCATGATGTTCTCCGCGACCACCATTGATGCAACGGGGAGACCGGTCAACGCGGATGGAACCCGGTATTCTCCGCCCGTATTGCGATTGCGGCGGGATGGGAAAATGAGGATTCGTTCGCATATCGTGACGCTTCCCCGCGAAGGCAGGCTTCCTTCATATTGGCTCCAGATTCCTGCGTTCCCCGCGGAAGAATCGGAAGTGGTGGGGGCTCCACGGACCGCACTCCTCTATCCTACTCGCCACCTCGCGGACATCAGGAAAGAAGCGGTTGCCGCGGGGGGAGAATCAGCGTGGCAGGACATCGGGGACGTGATCGCGAAGGACAGCGAAGAAGTGAAACTGGGGAAAGACCACCGTTCCACGTTCCGAGCTGAACTTTGGAACGAAGCCGAGTGTCAGATCCGGATGAACTTGCCCGGAGAACAAGGAAAGTTCGCGGTCACGGGCTACTTGGGCCAGATTCTGGGCGTGGAACTGAAGCCGACGGAGACCGCCAACAGGAGGGTGTTCCTCCTCGCTCTGGATGACGCCAAATGA
- a CDS encoding DUF4190 domain-containing protein, which yields MQPPPTPAAAPLPPKSGLATASMVCGILSPITCGTTFLPAVILGHIALSQIGKTGGALEGRGQAKAGLWLGYGSFVLIFVGAFLAGLLTPLFIRSQQKAHEVAYLNNVRQIGTALVAFHQAQGTDTAPYPSDIRQLDPMGYTTNVSELLTVRKQHAGDWLYFWSADSEDPSAALLISPPLKSHAGDMDASSVLLTTSGAVRIVEPYVVDAALKASPEPPVKVPAPVR from the coding sequence ATGCAACCGCCACCCACTCCTGCTGCGGCACCGCTCCCTCCGAAATCCGGACTGGCCACGGCGAGCATGGTCTGCGGCATCCTCAGCCCGATCACCTGCGGCACCACCTTTCTTCCTGCGGTCATCCTCGGCCACATCGCCCTGTCACAGATCGGCAAGACAGGCGGTGCGCTGGAAGGCAGAGGGCAGGCGAAGGCCGGCCTCTGGCTGGGCTACGGCAGCTTCGTGCTGATCTTTGTAGGCGCGTTCCTGGCAGGGCTTCTCACCCCCCTGTTCATCCGCTCGCAACAGAAGGCGCACGAAGTGGCGTATCTCAACAACGTCCGTCAGATCGGCACGGCGCTGGTCGCCTTCCACCAGGCACAGGGCACGGACACCGCCCCCTATCCGTCTGACATCCGGCAGCTCGACCCGATGGGCTACACGACCAACGTGAGCGAGCTGCTCACCGTCCGGAAACAGCATGCGGGCGACTGGCTCTACTTCTGGTCGGCGGATTCCGAAGATCCCTCCGCCGCGCTGCTCATCTCCCCACCGCTGAAAAGCCATGCGGGGGATATGGATGCCAGCTCGGTCCTGCTCACCACCTCCGGCGCGGTCCGCATCGTGGAACCCTATGTGGTGGACGCCGCGCTGAAGGCATCTCCGGAGCCGCCGGTGAAAGTTCCCGCGCCGGTCCGCTGA
- the dnaE gene encoding DNA polymerase III subunit alpha, with amino-acid sequence MSDSFVHLHLHTEYSLLDGMIRTKDLVKRAAELGMPAVAMTDHGNLYGAIEFYQACKKGGVKPIFGCEIYLAPQSLEDKKELVGRKRATHMTLLAETDEGWNNLSKLTSVGHLEGLYYGKPRVDRNVLRKYSAGIICLTGCISGPVNEWLRAGDMDKARETMAELVDIYGKNNVYVEIHNHGLEQQELVRPGLLKLAEEFGLKPVAANDVHFLNRDDHEAHDVMICIGTGNLLIDENRMRYTPEVYFKTAEQMRGLFADIPGACDATLEIAERCNVSIKLDSTSSEKYPQFGTPDGSPREEYLMKICQDGLVRRYGDARASEAEVQERLKYEVDIINKLGFASYFLITADFIQWARDHNIPVGPGRGSAAGSLASYAMGITDICPLRFGLLFERFLNPERVSPPDVDIDFCQSRRPEVIEYVRQKYGERSVSHIITYGTLGAKSVLRDVARVMGVSYGEADRIAKMIEAKPGVSLKGEYDSKPELKELIASSSTYQELWDYALKLEGLTRNVGIHAAGVVIGDRPLDEHVPLTRGNEGEVVTQYDMGAITEVGLLKMDFLGLKNLTVIQDAVEHIKKHTPDFEIEKVPLDNQPTFDVLNRGETMGVFQLESGGMVETCRKYDISSIDDIIDLIAVYRPGAMQFIDQMLDVKKGRTKPMYEHPLLEKVCGSTNGVMIYQEQVQNAAKLLAGYTLGGADLLRRAMGKKDPKKMAEERSKFVEGAARTNGIEAKLANQIFEKIEMFAGYGFNKSHSACYGHISYWTAYLKANHPVEFLAGLLSNEINNTDKIAVFVAECHRMKIEILPPDINQSQLRFSPEKTKGGTDGVRYGLAAIKNCGEGAMAQAIEEREKKGPFSSLEDFASRLDSKVINKRILENLIKAGALDWTGETRAGMFNRLEQVVASASSAQKDRASGQVSLFDAMDMAPSAPAVKSRRSENAVEEWPKDDRLAHEKELLGFYVTGHPLDKFRKVIDSEKYRRIGLIDDLDLSNARERFPFAGMVRTLESKVTKTGKPFGVLKLEDFTGIAEIMLWGETFVPARDAGLVDPGKIIRLKCAVQVDDRTGGRRLTGYELSELKARRTAASNGKGPIELMLWTTRHGERDLIEIKEALAAHPGPTPVHLHFQNSAGKRVTVEVGESFTVKRGLDLEEKLDRWLED; translated from the coding sequence ATGTCCGATTCCTTCGTCCACCTCCACCTGCATACCGAATACTCCCTGCTCGACGGCATGATCCGCACCAAGGATCTGGTCAAGCGGGCGGCGGAGCTGGGCATGCCGGCGGTGGCGATGACGGACCACGGCAACCTCTATGGCGCGATCGAGTTCTACCAAGCGTGCAAGAAAGGCGGCGTGAAGCCGATCTTCGGCTGCGAGATCTACCTCGCCCCGCAGTCGCTGGAAGACAAGAAGGAGCTGGTGGGCCGCAAGCGTGCCACCCACATGACCCTGCTCGCGGAGACGGACGAAGGCTGGAACAACCTCAGCAAGCTGACCTCCGTCGGCCACCTCGAGGGACTTTATTACGGAAAGCCGCGGGTGGACCGGAACGTCCTGCGGAAATACTCGGCGGGCATCATCTGCCTGACCGGCTGCATTTCCGGGCCGGTGAACGAATGGCTGCGCGCCGGGGACATGGACAAGGCCCGCGAGACGATGGCGGAGCTGGTCGATATCTACGGAAAGAACAACGTCTATGTGGAGATCCACAACCATGGGCTGGAACAGCAGGAACTGGTCCGGCCCGGACTGTTGAAGCTGGCGGAGGAATTCGGACTCAAGCCGGTGGCCGCCAACGACGTCCATTTCCTCAACCGGGACGACCATGAGGCGCACGACGTGATGATCTGCATCGGCACCGGCAACCTCCTCATCGACGAGAACCGGATGCGCTACACGCCGGAGGTCTATTTCAAGACGGCGGAGCAGATGCGCGGGCTTTTCGCCGACATCCCCGGTGCGTGCGACGCGACGCTGGAGATCGCGGAACGGTGCAACGTCAGCATCAAGCTGGACTCCACCTCCTCCGAGAAATACCCGCAGTTCGGCACACCGGACGGCAGCCCGCGCGAAGAATATCTGATGAAGATCTGCCAGGACGGACTGGTGCGCCGTTACGGCGATGCCCGCGCCTCGGAGGCGGAAGTGCAGGAGCGGCTGAAGTACGAGGTGGACATCATCAACAAGCTGGGCTTCGCCTCCTACTTCCTCATCACCGCCGACTTCATCCAGTGGGCGCGGGACCACAACATCCCCGTCGGCCCCGGCCGGGGGTCCGCCGCCGGATCGCTCGCGTCCTATGCGATGGGCATCACCGACATCTGCCCGCTGCGTTTCGGGCTGCTGTTCGAGCGGTTCCTCAACCCGGAACGGGTCAGCCCGCCCGACGTTGACATCGACTTCTGCCAGTCACGCCGCCCGGAGGTCATCGAATACGTGCGGCAGAAGTACGGCGAACGCAGTGTTTCCCACATCATCACCTACGGCACCCTGGGCGCGAAGAGCGTGCTGCGGGACGTGGCCCGCGTCATGGGCGTGTCCTACGGCGAGGCGGACCGGATCGCCAAGATGATCGAGGCGAAGCCCGGGGTCTCCCTCAAGGGCGAGTATGACTCGAAGCCGGAGCTGAAGGAACTCATCGCCAGTTCCTCCACCTATCAGGAACTTTGGGACTACGCTCTGAAGCTGGAAGGTCTGACCCGGAACGTGGGCATCCACGCGGCGGGCGTCGTGATCGGAGACAGGCCGCTGGACGAGCACGTGCCGCTGACACGCGGCAATGAAGGCGAAGTCGTGACCCAGTATGACATGGGCGCGATCACCGAGGTGGGCCTGCTGAAGATGGACTTCCTGGGCCTGAAGAACCTTACCGTCATCCAGGATGCGGTGGAGCACATCAAAAAGCACACCCCGGACTTCGAGATCGAAAAAGTGCCGCTCGACAACCAGCCGACTTTCGACGTCCTGAACCGCGGCGAGACGATGGGCGTGTTCCAGCTTGAATCCGGCGGCATGGTCGAAACCTGCCGGAAGTACGACATCTCCAGTATCGATGACATCATCGACTTGATCGCCGTCTATCGTCCCGGCGCGATGCAGTTCATCGACCAGATGCTCGACGTCAAGAAGGGCCGGACGAAGCCGATGTACGAGCACCCGCTGCTGGAGAAGGTCTGCGGATCGACCAACGGCGTCATGATCTACCAGGAGCAGGTGCAGAACGCGGCGAAGCTGCTGGCGGGCTACACGCTCGGCGGCGCCGACCTTCTCCGCCGCGCGATGGGCAAGAAGGACCCGAAGAAGATGGCGGAGGAGCGCTCGAAGTTCGTGGAGGGCGCGGCGCGCACCAACGGCATCGAGGCGAAGCTGGCGAACCAGATCTTCGAGAAGATCGAGATGTTCGCGGGCTACGGCTTCAACAAGTCCCACTCCGCCTGCTACGGCCACATTTCCTACTGGACCGCCTACCTGAAGGCGAACCACCCGGTCGAGTTCCTGGCCGGCCTGCTTTCCAACGAAATCAACAACACCGACAAGATCGCCGTCTTCGTGGCCGAGTGCCACCGCATGAAGATCGAGATCCTGCCGCCGGACATCAACCAGTCGCAGCTCCGCTTCTCCCCGGAAAAGACGAAGGGCGGCACCGATGGCGTCCGCTACGGGCTGGCCGCGATCAAGAACTGCGGCGAGGGCGCGATGGCGCAGGCCATCGAGGAACGCGAGAAGAAGGGACCGTTCTCCTCGCTGGAGGACTTCGCCTCGCGGCTCGACTCGAAGGTCATCAACAAGCGGATTCTCGAGAACCTCATCAAGGCCGGGGCGCTCGACTGGACCGGCGAAACCCGCGCCGGGATGTTCAACCGCCTGGAGCAGGTGGTCGCCTCCGCCTCGTCCGCGCAGAAGGACCGCGCCTCCGGCCAGGTGTCCCTCTTCGACGCGATGGACATGGCTCCCTCCGCCCCGGCAGTGAAGTCACGCCGCAGCGAGAACGCCGTCGAGGAATGGCCGAAGGACGACCGTCTGGCCCATGAGAAGGAGTTGCTCGGCTTCTACGTGACCGGCCATCCGCTCGACAAGTTCCGCAAGGTGATCGACTCGGAGAAGTACCGCCGCATCGGCCTCATCGATGACCTCGACCTATCCAACGCCCGCGAGCGTTTCCCCTTCGCCGGCATGGTGCGGACGCTGGAGTCGAAGGTCACGAAGACGGGCAAGCCGTTCGGCGTTCTGAAGCTGGAGGACTTCACCGGCATCGCGGAGATCATGTTGTGGGGCGAAACCTTCGTCCCCGCCCGTGACGCCGGACTGGTGGACCCCGGAAAGATCATCCGTCTGAAGTGCGCGGTGCAGGTGGACGACCGCACCGGCGGCCGCCGCCTCACCGGCTACGAGCTTTCCGAACTGAAAGCCCGCCGCACCGCCGCCTCCAATGGCAAGGGCCCCATCGAGCTGATGCTGTGGACCACCCGCCATGGCGAACGGGATCTCATCGAGATCAAGGAAGCCCTCGCCGCCCACCCCGGCCCGACGCCGGTCCATCTCCATTTCCAGAACAGCGCCGGCAAGCGCGTGACCGTGGAGGTCGGTGAATCCTTCACCGTGAAACGCGGCCTGGACCTGGAGGAAAAGCTGGACCGCTGGCTGGAGGATTGA
- a CDS encoding lipopolysaccharide kinase InaA family protein, translating into MREVFNMVPEVAELFRAHGIDHGGVWLGDPPGASVEALEMVRIALSLDETHDVWRVTLGGKGYYLKRRWEESPGSLLRMLCYGKKPVSSPIREIMLATRLKEAGFAVMEPVAWGEWRRRGLPAKGFLLTREIVGTPVEKVHTDGDAACRRDLLFRLGRLTGRLHIAGFFQHVRLKDLIETEGGELVLIDREAAKPWPRKFSWPQAVVCLSRTLRRTMRDGHRFSAGEGSAFFRGYAGEVKGRSGLTPKEIRRSAMKGIRLELGG; encoded by the coding sequence ATGCGAGAAGTTTTCAACATGGTGCCGGAGGTGGCGGAGCTGTTCCGCGCTCATGGGATCGATCACGGGGGCGTCTGGCTGGGCGATCCTCCGGGGGCCTCCGTGGAGGCTTTGGAAATGGTCAGGATCGCCCTCTCCCTGGATGAAACCCATGATGTCTGGAGGGTGACCCTGGGGGGAAAAGGATACTATCTCAAACGGAGGTGGGAGGAGTCTCCCGGCTCCCTGTTGAGGATGCTCTGTTACGGAAAGAAGCCGGTTTCCTCCCCGATCCGGGAGATCATGCTGGCCACACGCCTGAAGGAAGCTGGATTTGCCGTGATGGAGCCGGTGGCATGGGGCGAGTGGCGCCGGAGAGGTCTCCCGGCAAAGGGGTTCCTGCTCACCCGGGAGATCGTTGGAACACCGGTGGAGAAAGTTCACACGGATGGGGATGCGGCATGCCGCCGCGACCTGCTTTTCCGCCTGGGGCGTCTCACGGGCCGGTTGCACATTGCGGGGTTTTTCCAGCACGTGCGGCTGAAGGATCTGATCGAAACGGAGGGCGGGGAGCTGGTCCTGATCGACCGGGAGGCGGCAAAACCCTGGCCGCGGAAATTTTCATGGCCGCAGGCGGTGGTTTGCCTGTCAAGAACCCTGCGCCGGACCATGAGGGATGGCCACCGCTTTTCCGCGGGTGAAGGGAGCGCGTTTTTCCGCGGATACGCCGGGGAGGTGAAGGGGAGGTCCGGTTTGACGCCGAAGGAAATCCGCCGGAGCGCGATGAAGGGGATCCGGCTGGAACTCGGAGGATGA